The Xenopus tropicalis strain Nigerian chromosome 1, UCB_Xtro_10.0, whole genome shotgun sequence DNA segment CACGGAGTGTGACCTCCCCATAAAGCATAAGCAGTCAGATGAAGTTGGTTTCTAATATTCTTGTGTCCTCAGGGCCGGACTGGGCTGCAGGGACACagagaaaaatcctggtgggccccggcggcccagatccgacccttgccgacgctccccctgccccactgttcctcccctgatgtgttaaatttacgcgctcgggggaggacgtgggatggggggccctgcggggggggttagggggcccctgtgggggggttaggggacgcggccggcaggggcacctacaggcccttcaccccccagtctgaccctgtgtgtcctgcacctaaaatgcatttcactctctcatttcagattctcgtatcacagaaaccacattacagctctgcattctctgttatgagaggggtaagtaaagTGAGTGGAAAATTCCATGCAGTTTAAGcgacatacattttatataacagaGACATTAACTCTAAACTAAAAAGATAGGGAAGACATCGCAATACCTTATGGTCATACTCGTGCTTGTTGGTAAAATTAGCCAGTACTTCTGGGGCCGAGTATGTTATAGTCCCAGAAGTACTGCTGCTCTTTTCTCCAAACGTGGCAAATCCAAATTCGCCTGAAATTGTATGAGAAAAGCAGGGATGTTAATGTTCATTTAGACATGCTAGCCACCAATAAACACCATGGGGAAAAAATATCCTTGTGTTCAGATTCCAAGCGTCACTTACCGATCTTCACCTCTCCATAGGAGGTGATCAGGATGTTTTCGGGCTTGATGTCATGGTGGATGATGTTCTTCTTTTGCAGGTGGAAAAGGCCctgagaaatcaagaaagcaaaagtaagtatataaatatttttgaacTCACTGATTAATGAGAAATATGCAGAGTAGCACCAAGCAGTTCAACGTGTGACCTACCGTGGTTATTTGTTTGCAGATGTAGGAGATCCACCTTTCTCCTAAGGTCTTTCTGGTGCCAATGAGATCTTGCAGAGTGGCACCAGTGATGAACTCAGTAGCAATctagaaaacaaataaagaatatttggtcaactattttatttctctaaaaatgtattgggaacccgaggaagaggcttTGTGGCTTTAAGTCTTGGTGTGACTGCAATATCAGCCGCAACTGTTTCTTACCAAACGGGATCATGTTTGCACCCAAAATGCGTATTAGATCAGTTATAATTGGCCTGTTTGCTACATAAATGTGTAACCTCTCCGAATAAACACTTCCTTACCCATAGTCCTTCCGggagtgatggtgtccgtggggCCTGATGGTAATAGGCCCCATAGAAATCCACGATGTTTTCATGGCCTGACACCATTTCAAGGACTTGAACTTCTGATTGGATTCCTTTTTGcttctagtttaaaaaaaaaagaaacaaggtaaataaaatggatacaataacaaTTTAAAATACCCCAACCTAACTTGATGTTGTGAAAAATGACAGCTTTGTAATATCCCTACAtgagtattgtataatatgacAGAGACTCCTTTAGTTCTTTAATATcgaactgtacaggtataggacccattatccagaatgcccggggccaagggtatttccggataaggggtctttctgtaatttggatctccacaccttaggtctactaaaaattgtataaaacatttattaaactcaataggattgttttgcatccaataaggattatttatatcttagttaggatcaagtacaggtactgttttattattacagagaaaagggaatcatttaaccatgaaataaacccaatagggctgttctgcccccaataaggggtaattatatcttagttgggatcaagtacaggtactgttttattattacagagaaaagggaatcatttaaccatgaaataaacccaatagggctgttctgcccccaataaggggtaattatatcttagttgggatcaattacaaggtactgttttattattacagagaaaaagcaaatcagttttaaaattctaaattatttgattaaaatggagtctatgggagacaggctttccgtaattcagagctttctagataacaggtttcaggataagggatcccatacctgtatttgttattttacagTAACATAGTTATTAGGGACCAGGGTATTTCACTGACTGTATTTGGTTAACAAGTTCCCATAATGTAGGTATAACAAAAGgctaattagtatctaattacAGTAATCAGTAATCATGAAGACACATTACCTCTTGATCTTCTATGATTACAATGGCCACCTCCATTCGTCTGCTTCGGTGCCATCCCTGTAACAAATGTAGGAAAAGAAACTCAGCAATCATTGCTAACAAAACAGAATGGGAAAGCAAATAGATATACAGAAgcatgtaaatattattattattattattaacatttatttataaagcgccaacatatcccgcagcgctgtacaataagtgggtttcatacattgggcatacagagtaacatataaagcaatcaataaccgatacaagaggtgaagagggccctgcccaaaagagcttacaatctacaaatataaatatggaaAGGTTTATTGGCTGAAGcccaagaaaaacacagaaaggaCAATACTCTAGAGGGCAGAACCAATGGACagaattacataataataataattacataataataaccCAAAAGCgcacacacacattttaacaCAGAATAAAATAACTTACATTGTAAATCACTCCATTGGGGTCCTCTCCGATTTGTTCCCCCAATTTGAAATATCTCCCGGGCTCCTGAAAAAATAACATTGAAAATGTGATAAACTAATATTAAGCAGTTGGACAAATAACCTTTCTAACATGTGAGAAGCGCAGAAGGTGTAAGAGGAAACAGAGGGTAGAAATACAGTTTTACAGCTACTTACTGGATATTTCTCAGCGAGTGAGATGGTGTTATTCCcctgaggaagagaaaagggatttaatcagagcaactcattttgtggaactgctaacattatattttgtagagCAAGGAAAGGATTCATTTACTAAGTGGTGCCAGTATGTTAGTTAAAGTCGTTTGGCTCATACATAGAACATTTATAATGAACTGGCAGATACATCTTGGTAAAAACAGAGAACATTTGCCCCTTTACAACTTTAGTTTAAGGAACAGGCCTTGTGCTGAACTATACTTTGCTTATGGTTTGAAccctctttataaaaaaaaatccctctctcccacacaagCTGAACCGCTGGGCTTTGAGATAAGAGCAGCTTAAGgggaaatcagtttaaatataaatcaataaaaaggTTTAATCAGATCTGTTTGTTTAAACCTCATTGAGACCCACCTCGTTGGTCGGAGGTTCCACTCGCTTTCTCTGGGAGATCTTGGGCCGGCAGGTGGTAGTGCCAGATTCCTGGGAAAGAAAATGTGTTGTTATATAAACTGATCTTAAAATTgaactgcaacacccaaatgtatatgtttgtgcccataaataaggGGAGATAGAGCTTTGGAGCAGGCTTGATGGTTGTTATGTCTTGCAgtgtcctttcttttatacccctcattgctctgattgcaggaGTTTGTGTAGTGAAGCCTGCCTGGATCTTGGCTTTAGTGTgtatgttctagaagggcaatgagagatgtggaaggtctgagaggatgtaacggaggcaaaaagtggtgCCCAACCCCCCCACTGAGCCCTTGTGCATTTGACCTGCAGGTAAGAGTGGgatggggcctacataagagtttgCATGATGTGGTTGGATGGGGGCCTGCTCGGagcccaaataggtttaaaatgatttaatgctatattgagagaaaaaatattaaattaagctCAAACCTAAActatagaaaaacaaataaagctCAAACCTCCTTAAGGTGTTTCTTATCCTCTTGGCTCAGTTCCGTTACTGAGCCCTCGTCCTGGCTGGTGTTGGTGCCAGTCTCTTCAGGTGAcgcctgggaaatataaatagagTTTCTCAACCATCAAAGTGAGAGCTTAAAAGTGTCATTAACATGTTCCTATAGAAACGGTCACAATGGATTTTATGTAGCCGAGttggatattttaatataattgtgtttttcttttacataattttctgcttacctggtagtggcaggggcgggtgtcggcgctcgcctccactatcagctcttcctcctgtttaagtcagaaaaaaagattgaaaaaataatttcatggctccaataaaaactgagcccttttaaacacactgCCTGACACAATGGGTCTGggttcagaccaggaagaaggctgatgacagtgtaggggctgattcttggcctgtgtttttctgaaggccaagatcagcccccccatgtggcattagccttaatatctggccaagtaggcggtgcctaacaaattgccgcccccaaagtgaatctagattggatattctcttaaaatatctttttctattctgaccctattattttttcttacctgacaggtgtTCTCATCAGGGATATCgtgagtctcctgattgaaaaaaaggtaagaaaaagttattgcacattgtaatatttctgttgtatagaagctgatatacagtcttgcataaaatagagggtgatttttatttgcccgacacagtggtacttatttacttatatagggtaaatgccggatgcggcggcacatcaacaagcatttaggaacatagggtcggattgtcagcctgtgtttatccaaaggccgagtatctagcacgtgtggcaggagcctatgagttaaattgtatgagtgtatgtaatcatagcaaccaatcatatttttttattttctaatttatacacgctagaagaccggtaagaaacagatgctgactggttaactgaggctaacttgctctaatgcagttgcccacaccaaactatgttagtaaataattttcacttgggtaaatattattattattctttacagatattattcatgacccctgtagctccaatacaaactgagcccttttaaacacattgggacccctgcaaaatgtttggcccatacctcacaggtgttacACTGAGGGACTCCGCTCTTATCCTCTTGGCTCAGTTCCGTTACTGAGCCCTCGTCCTGGCTGGTGTTGGTGCCAGTCTCTTCAGGTGAcgcctgggaaatataaatacagtttctaAACCATCTAAGTGAGAGCTTAAAAGTGTCATAAAAACATGTTCCTAGAGAAACGGTCACAATGGATTTTATGTAGCCGAGttggatattttaatataattgtgtttctcttttacataattttctgcttacctggtagtggcaggggcgggtgtcggcgctcgcctccactatcagctcttcctcctggttaaggcagaaaaaaagattttaaaaaataatttcatggctccgatAAAAACTGAGctcttttaaacacattgcctgacgcaatggttctgggttcagaccaataagaaggctgatgccttaatttctggctaagtaggcggtgcctaacaaattgccaacCCCAAAGTAAATCTAGATTGGATATTCTCTTAATATATCTTTATCTAttctgaccctattattttttcttacctgacagatgttatcaTCAGGGATTTggggagtctcctgattgaaaaaaaggtaataaaaagttattgcgcattgtaatatttctgttgtatagaagctgatatacagtcttgcataaaatagagggtgatttttatttgcccgacacagtggtacttatttacttatatagggtaaatgccggatgcggcggcacatcaacaagcatttaggaacatagggtcggattgtcagcctgtgtttatccaaaggccgagtatctagcacgtgtggcaggagcctatcagttaaattgtatgagtgtatgtaatcatagcaaccaatcatattttttttattttctaatttatacacgctagaaggccggtaagaaacagatgctgactggttaactgaggctaacttgcccaaatgcagttgcccacaccaaactatgttagtaaataattttcactgttggttaaatattattattattctttacagatattattcatgacccctatagctccaatacaaactgagcccttttaaacacattgggacccctgcaaaatgtttggcccatacctcactggTGTTATACGGAGGGACTCCGCTCTCATCTACAGAttcctggtagtggcaggggctggtgtcggcACTCGCCTCCACTACCAGGTCTTCCTGctgaaaaataggaaaaaaaatagattttaaaaataatttcatggctccaataaaaactgagcccttttaaacacactgCCTGACACAATGGGTCTGAgttcagaccaggaagaaggctgatgccagtgtaggggctgattcttggcctgtgtttttctgaaggccaagatcagcccccccatgtggcattagccttaatatctggccaagtaggcggtgcctaacaaattgccaccccaaagtgaatctagatTGAATATTCTCTTAATATATCTTtatctattgtgaccctattattttttcttacctgacagatgttgtcATCAGGGATTTggggagtctcctgattgaaaaaaaggtaagaaaaagttattacacattgtaatatttctgttgtatagaagctgatatacagtcttgcataaaatagagggtgatttttatttgcccgacacaggctgcttatttacttatatagggtaaatgccggatgcggtggcacatcaacaagcatttaggaacatagggtcggattgtcagcctgtgtttatccaaaggccgagtatctagcacgtgtggcaggagcctatgagttaaattgtatgagtgtatgtaatcatagcaaccaatcatatttttttattttctaatttatacacgctagaagaTCAGTAAGAAACAGAtactgactggttaactgaggctaacttgctctaatgcagttgcccacaccaaactatgttagtaaataatttccactgttgggtaaatattattattattattctttacagatattattcatgacccttgtagctccagtacaaactgagcccttttaaacacattgggacccctgcaaaatgtttggcccatacctcacaggtgttatACGGAGGGACTCCGCTCTTATCCTCTTGGCTCAGTTCCGTTACTGAGCCCTCGTCCTGGCTGGTGTTGGTGCCAGTCTCTTCAGGTGACGCCtgggaaataaaaatacagtttctaAACCATCTAAGTGAGAGCTTAAAAGTGTCATTAACATGTTCCTATAGAAACGGTCACAA contains these protein-coding regions:
- the LOC116411660 gene encoding traf2 and NCK-interacting protein kinase-like → MLMTLLSSHLDGLETETPQIPDDNICQQEDLVVEASADTSPCHYQESVDESGVPPYNTSEETPQIPDDNICQASPEETGTNTSQDEGSVTELSQEDKSGVPQCNTCEETHDIPDENTLEASADTRPCHYQASPEETGTNTSQDEGSVTELSQEDKKHLKEESGTTTCRPKISQRKRVEPPTNEGNNTISLAEKYPEPGRYFKLGEQIGEDPNGVIYNGWHRSRRMEVAIVIIEDQEKQKGIQSEVQVLEMVSGHENIVDFYGAYYHQAPRTPSLPEGLWIATEFITGATLQDLIGTRKTLGERWISYICKQITTGLFHLQKKNIIHHDIKPENILITSYGEVKIGEFGFATFGEKSSSTSGTITYSAPEVLANFTNKHEYDHKADIWSLGIAAIEMAEGLSFSKLPRQKLIEKITRGPAPTLTPWGKWSDEFRFFISECLQREPSKRPSARQLLSHPFIGEIRGERGVQKNIAQQLHRGMKH